One window of Pseudomonas urmiensis genomic DNA carries:
- a CDS encoding urease subunit gamma has translation MELTPREKDKLLLFTAALLAERRLGRGLKLNYPEAVALISAAVMEGARDGRSVAELMSLGREVLRRDQVMDGVPEMIHDVQVEATFPDGTKLVTVHDPIV, from the coding sequence GTGGAGCTGACCCCAAGAGAGAAAGACAAACTGCTGTTGTTCACCGCCGCGCTGCTGGCCGAGCGCCGTCTGGGCCGCGGCTTGAAGCTCAACTACCCGGAAGCGGTGGCGTTGATCAGCGCGGCAGTGATGGAGGGCGCGCGGGACGGGCGCAGTGTCGCCGAGTTGATGAGCCTGGGGCGTGAAGTGCTCAGGCGTGACCAGGTCATGGACGGCGTACCCGAGATGATCCACGACGTCCAGGTCGAGGCGACCTTTCCCGACGGCACCAAGCTCGTCACCGTTCACGACCCTATCGTCTAA
- a CDS encoding urease subunit beta, giving the protein MIPGEIQVAAGDIELNVGRATVSVSVANHGDRPVQVGSHYHFYEVNDALVFEREPTLGFRLDIPAGTAVRFEPGQARTVQLVAYAGKREVYGFQGKVMGALEGRL; this is encoded by the coding sequence ATGATCCCCGGAGAAATCCAGGTCGCCGCCGGCGATATCGAACTCAATGTAGGCCGTGCCACGGTCAGCGTCAGCGTCGCCAACCATGGCGACCGACCGGTGCAGGTCGGTTCGCACTACCACTTCTATGAAGTCAACGACGCGCTGGTGTTCGAGCGTGAGCCGACCCTCGGCTTTCGCCTGGACATACCGGCCGGCACCGCGGTGCGCTTCGAACCTGGCCAGGCGCGCACCGTGCAGTTGGTGGCCTACGCTGGCAAGCGAGAGGTGTATGGCTTCCAGGGCAAGGTGATGGGCGCGCTGGAGGGCAGGCTATGA